The following coding sequences lie in one Rhizobium rhododendri genomic window:
- a CDS encoding GNAT family N-acetyltransferase: protein MSGLELHRLDEDFTGWDALLTLIQISFAGMEGRIDPPSSAKALTAQSLRQKAGAEISFIAMQEKILAGCIFCRLEPDCLYIGKLAVLPTLQGRGIGRRLIEAAEQLERRKKLPALRLETRIELVENHATFAALGFCKTAENAHPGFDRTTSIEMRKSLLPAG, encoded by the coding sequence ATGAGCGGCCTGGAACTGCACCGACTGGACGAAGACTTTACCGGTTGGGACGCCTTGCTGACGCTCATCCAGATCTCATTTGCCGGCATGGAAGGCCGCATCGACCCACCCTCGTCGGCAAAAGCCCTGACAGCCCAGTCATTGCGACAAAAGGCCGGAGCCGAAATCAGTTTTATAGCCATGCAGGAGAAGATCTTAGCCGGCTGTATATTTTGTCGATTGGAACCCGATTGCCTCTACATAGGCAAGCTGGCGGTTCTGCCGACACTGCAGGGCCGAGGTATAGGTCGAAGGCTCATCGAGGCTGCGGAACAGCTCGAGCGGCGCAAAAAACTTCCGGCGCTGCGGCTCGAAACACGTATCGAACTCGTCGAAAATCACGCAACATTTGCCGCCTTGGGTTTTTGCAAGACCGCCGAAAACGCCCATCCCGGCTTCGACCGGACCACCTCGATCGAAATGCGGAAGTCCTTGCTGCCGGCAGGTTAG
- a CDS encoding 2-hydroxyacid dehydrogenase, producing MTTKKKPKVYLTRKLPDAVETRMRELFDAELNIDDRPRTASELVAAMQTADVLVPTVTDRIDAALIEQAGPQLKLIAGFSNGTDHIDVDAAARKGITVTNTPGVLTEDTADMTMALILAVPRRLAEGARVLTDKPGEWAGWSPTWMLGRRLSGKRIGIVGMGRIGTAVARRAKAFGLSIHYHNRSKVSPETEDELEATYWDSLDQMLARVDIISINCPSTPGTYHLISARRLALLQPTAFIVNTARGDIIDEPALINILRDGKIAGAGLDVFSNEPAVNPKLIKLANEGKVVLLPHMSSATIEGRIEMGDKVIINIRAFMDSHRPPNRVLPGR from the coding sequence ATGACAACGAAGAAAAAACCAAAAGTCTATCTGACGCGCAAACTGCCCGACGCGGTCGAGACGCGGATGCGCGAGTTGTTCGACGCCGAGCTCAACATAGACGACAGGCCGCGCACCGCCAGCGAACTGGTTGCGGCGATGCAGACGGCCGATGTGCTCGTACCGACGGTGACCGACAGGATCGATGCGGCCCTTATCGAACAGGCGGGCCCGCAGCTGAAACTTATTGCCGGCTTCTCGAACGGCACCGATCACATCGACGTGGACGCTGCGGCGCGAAAAGGTATCACCGTAACCAACACGCCGGGCGTGCTGACCGAAGATACTGCCGACATGACGATGGCGCTTATCCTCGCCGTGCCGCGGCGATTGGCCGAGGGCGCGCGGGTGCTGACTGACAAGCCCGGCGAATGGGCCGGCTGGTCGCCGACGTGGATGCTCGGCCGCAGGCTTTCCGGCAAGCGTATCGGCATCGTCGGCATGGGCCGCATCGGCACCGCCGTCGCTCGCCGTGCCAAGGCCTTCGGCCTTTCGATCCACTATCACAACCGCAGCAAAGTCAGCCCGGAGACCGAGGACGAGCTGGAGGCGACCTACTGGGACAGCCTCGACCAGATGCTCGCCCGCGTCGATATCATCTCGATCAACTGCCCCTCGACACCAGGCACCTATCATCTGATCTCGGCAAGACGGCTGGCGCTGCTGCAACCAACCGCCTTCATCGTCAACACCGCGCGGGGCGACATCATCGACGAGCCGGCCCTGATCAACATCCTGCGCGACGGCAAGATCGCCGGCGCCGGCCTCGACGTCTTCTCCAACGAGCCGGCCGTCAACCCGAAGCTGATCAAGCTCGCCAACGAAGGCAAGGTCGTGCTCCTGCCGCATATGAGCTCTGCCACCATCGAGGGCCGCATCGAGATGGGCGACAAAGTGATCATCAACATCCGCGCCTTCATGGATAGCCACAGGCCACCCAACCGGGTGTTGCCGGGGCGCTGA
- a CDS encoding SH3 domain-containing protein: MRSTMFKSCTALALGLMMVAGSIQIANAQAAKGASGLPLPRFVTLKSKRVNLRIGPSSDYAVSWLYTRAGLPVEIIQEYDNWRQVRDADGTEGWVNQSLLSGSRAAIAAPWMKGKGKEVYVNMRRDPQPSSSVIAKLEPGVVLDVRECNGTWCKTTTDGTEGWVAQSEIWGAYPGEAFK, translated from the coding sequence ATGCGGAGCACCATGTTCAAATCCTGTACGGCATTGGCACTCGGCCTGATGATGGTGGCCGGCTCGATCCAGATTGCCAACGCTCAGGCAGCCAAGGGTGCCAGCGGCTTGCCGCTGCCACGCTTCGTGACGCTGAAATCGAAGCGCGTCAACCTGCGCATTGGCCCGAGCAGCGATTACGCGGTCTCATGGCTCTATACCCGCGCAGGCCTGCCAGTCGAAATCATCCAGGAATACGACAACTGGCGCCAGGTACGGGATGCCGACGGCACGGAGGGCTGGGTCAACCAGTCGCTGCTGTCAGGCTCGCGCGCCGCGATCGCCGCCCCGTGGATGAAGGGCAAAGGCAAGGAAGTCTACGTCAACATGCGCCGGGATCCGCAGCCGTCGAGTTCCGTCATTGCCAAGCTCGAGCCCGGCGTCGTCCTCGATGTGCGCGAATGCAACGGCACCTGGTGCAAGACGACGACCGATGGAACCGAGGGCTGGGTGGCGCAATCGGAAATCTGGGGCGCCTATCCCGGAGAGGCCTTCAAATAA
- a CDS encoding adenosine kinase, with product MTRFDVLTVGNAIVDIIARCDDQFLIDNAITKAAMNLIDAERAELLYSRMGPAIEASGGSAGNTAAGIANFGGKAAYFGKVAKDQLGEIFTHDIRALGVHYETAPKETLPPTARSMIFVTEDGERSMNTYLGACVELGPEDVEADVVADSKVIYFEGYLWDPPRAKDAIRECARIAHENGREVSMTLSDSFCVGRYRDEFLELMRSGTVDIVFANRQEALSLYETEDFEEALTLIARDCKIAAVTMSEDGAVILRGSERYEVDAIELDELVDTTGAGDLFASGFLYGYTQGRELRDCGKLGCLAAGTVIQQIGPRPDKSLSKLAKEAGLI from the coding sequence ATGACACGTTTCGATGTACTCACCGTTGGCAATGCCATCGTCGATATTATTGCCCGGTGCGACGACCAGTTCCTGATCGACAACGCCATCACCAAGGCCGCGATGAACCTGATCGACGCCGAGCGTGCCGAATTGCTCTATTCCCGCATGGGACCGGCCATCGAAGCCTCTGGCGGCAGCGCCGGCAACACGGCGGCAGGCATTGCCAATTTCGGCGGCAAGGCTGCCTATTTCGGCAAGGTAGCCAAGGACCAGCTCGGCGAAATCTTTACCCACGATATTCGCGCGCTCGGCGTCCACTATGAGACCGCGCCGAAAGAGACGTTGCCGCCCACGGCCCGCTCGATGATTTTCGTCACCGAGGACGGCGAGCGATCGATGAACACCTATCTCGGTGCCTGCGTCGAGCTCGGACCCGAGGACGTCGAAGCCGATGTCGTTGCCGATTCCAAGGTCATTTATTTCGAGGGCTATCTCTGGGATCCGCCGCGCGCCAAGGATGCGATCCGCGAATGCGCCCGTATTGCCCATGAAAACGGCCGCGAGGTGTCGATGACCCTCTCCGACAGCTTCTGCGTCGGCCGTTACCGGGACGAATTTCTCGAGCTGATGCGCTCTGGCACCGTCGATATCGTTTTTGCCAACCGTCAGGAAGCACTCAGCCTCTACGAGACAGAGGATTTCGAGGAAGCGCTGACGCTGATCGCCCGCGATTGCAAGATTGCCGCTGTGACAATGAGCGAAGACGGGGCTGTCATCCTGCGCGGCAGCGAGCGCTACGAAGTCGACGCCATCGAGCTGGACGAGCTTGTCGACACGACAGGGGCTGGCGATCTGTTCGCCTCCGGCTTCCTCTACGGCTACACGCAGGGACGGGAACTCCGCGATTGCGGCAAACTTGGCTGCCTGGCGGCAGGTACTGTGATCCAGCAGATCGGCCCCCGGCCTGACAAGTCTCTGTCGAAGCTGGCCAAGGAAGCCGGGCTTATTTGA
- a CDS encoding MFS transporter, which produces MPNSQSLPEIHRGTIPLMAAACGVMVGNIYLCQPLLGQIAVSFGVPEHVSSLVAVATQVGYAFGILLLVPLADIAEPRRLLRWLMALTAIGLLGAALAPGIGVLIGASACLALVTVVPQVLIPLATSLVPAEKRGRVVGTMTTGLVMGILLSRTVSGLVAGYTDSWRASYGLAAVLTLILFFFVPAFMPQRPQMMQKMSYGKLLASLVPLLKHRPLLLSMGMNFLAFGAFSAFWATLAFHLASPAFGLGAAAAGLFGLWGAPGALMAPIGGRLADRWGSSRVNALAFCALLASFAIAATLGTTHLLALVVAVNLLDFGLQSGQIANQTRIFAIGHEIRGRLNTMYMVSTFSGGALGAFAGGMAWTLAGWIGVCIVCVCLICLAATLLGVSLFFEGRRS; this is translated from the coding sequence ATGCCCAATTCGCAGTCGTTGCCTGAAATCCATCGCGGCACCATACCCTTGATGGCCGCCGCCTGTGGCGTAATGGTCGGCAATATCTATCTCTGCCAACCGCTGCTCGGCCAGATCGCCGTTAGCTTTGGCGTTCCCGAGCATGTGTCGTCGCTGGTTGCGGTAGCGACCCAGGTCGGCTACGCGTTCGGCATTCTCCTGCTGGTGCCGCTTGCCGATATTGCCGAGCCACGCAGGTTGCTGCGCTGGCTGATGGCGCTGACGGCGATCGGCCTTCTCGGAGCGGCGCTTGCGCCAGGTATTGGCGTGCTTATCGGTGCCAGCGCCTGTCTTGCGCTGGTCACCGTCGTGCCACAGGTGCTGATACCGCTCGCCACCTCGCTGGTGCCGGCAGAAAAGCGGGGCCGGGTCGTCGGTACGATGACCACCGGCCTGGTCATGGGCATCCTGTTGTCGCGCACAGTCTCCGGTCTTGTGGCGGGATATACCGACAGCTGGCGTGCGTCGTACGGCTTGGCTGCGGTTCTCACGCTGATCCTTTTCTTCTTCGTTCCGGCCTTCATGCCGCAGCGACCGCAGATGATGCAGAAAATGAGCTACGGCAAGCTGCTGGCCTCGCTCGTGCCGCTGTTGAAGCACCGGCCGCTGCTGTTGTCGATGGGAATGAATTTCCTGGCTTTCGGCGCTTTTTCGGCTTTCTGGGCGACGCTGGCATTCCATCTCGCCAGCCCTGCCTTCGGACTCGGAGCCGCCGCTGCCGGCCTTTTCGGGCTGTGGGGTGCCCCCGGTGCGTTGATGGCGCCGATTGGAGGGCGACTTGCCGACCGCTGGGGTTCCTCGCGGGTGAATGCTCTTGCCTTCTGCGCCCTGCTCGCCAGCTTCGCGATTGCCGCCACCCTGGGGACGACGCATCTTCTGGCATTGGTCGTTGCCGTCAACCTGCTCGATTTCGGCTTGCAGAGCGGCCAGATCGCCAACCAGACGCGGATATTTGCCATCGGTCATGAAATCCGCGGCCGGCTGAACACGATGTATATGGTTTCGACGTTTTCCGGTGGTGCACTCGGTGCATTCGCCGGCGGCATGGCCTGGACGCTTGCCGGCTGGATCGGCGTTTGCATCGTCTGCGTCTGCCTGATCTGTCTCGCAGCAACGCTGCTGGGTGTTTCGCTCTTCTTCGAGGGACGTCGATCCTGA